Proteins found in one Dryobates pubescens isolate bDryPub1 chromosome 1, bDryPub1.pri, whole genome shotgun sequence genomic segment:
- the LOC128899671 gene encoding uncharacterized protein LOC128899671 — MFSPRICPCFAQRKILRHECPKIQKFGLLGKLVGQLTLSCTCKDKETSCEAAEALYELHIFVLQQTSKVEWMDYSGQLQPLVGSQKQPWMFLSENRARRLFSTVECSDCEEELQRALKILAMSLQSQCLGMPSLVLRAILRLTQRPDTARKTLVLLPLVLERLRDDDGASSAAALPVLAAMLRLLEGRRLNLAALELADKLWPLFGNESDTVRELSIRLFRDAMRLVARQGKEKMKKVVCNSLLPLLFHLHDESKSVAQHQSPAGASSPDGPGQAALSPAKRGGTGSCAPANGGGISAALQASQEALRSAGHFLNWRRLAQLAGTQQAWSIRERLLSKNRSRAKDYLHQSQSYLRNPQEALRLEAVRFIGLIGRLMDEREDMEHVREVLRDARRDDSPLVSSLLTQTILILGEEG; from the exons ATGTTCTCTCCCAGG aTCTGCCCCTGTTTTGCACAGAGGAAGATCCTCAGACATGAGTGCCCCAAGATCCAGAAGTTTGGTCTGCTGGGGAAGCTGGTGGGGCAGCTCACCCTCTCCTGCACCTGCAAGGACAAGGAGACCTCCTGcgaggctgcagaagctctcTATGAACTGCACATCTTCGTCCTGCAGCAGACAA gcaAGGTGGAGTGGATGGATTAcagtgggcagctgcagcctctggtggGCTCACAGAAGCAGCCTTGGATGTTCCTCAGCGAGAATCGTGCCAGGAGACTCTTCTCG ACAGTGGAGTGCTCTGactgtgaggaggagctgcaacGTGCCCTGAAAATCCTGGCCATgtctctgcagagccagtgcctgGGGAtgcccagcctggtgctcagAGCCATCCTCAGGCTCACCCAGAGGCCCGACACA GCAAGGAAAACCCTCGTCCTGCTGCCACTCGTCCTGGAGCGGCTGCGGGATGACGACGGCGCCAGCAGCGCCGCAGCCCTGCCCGTGCTCGCCGCCATGCTGCGGCTGCTTGAGGGGAGGAGGCTCAACCTCGccgccctggagctggctgacaaGCTCTGGCCCCTCTTTGGCAAC gagTCGGACACTGTGCGGGAGCTCTCCATCCGTCTCTTCCGAGATGCGATGAGGCTCGTGGCGCgccaagggaaggaaaagatgaagaagGTGGTGTGCAacagcctgctgccactgctcttcCACCTGCACGACGAGAgcaagagtgtggcccag CATCAGTCCCCAGCCGGTGCATCTTCCCCAGATGGCCCAGGACAGGCGGCTCTGAGCCCTGCCAAGAGAGGGGGCACCGGGTCCTGTGCCCCTGCTAATGGTGGTggcatctctgctgctctccaggcctcCCAGGAAGCTCTCCGCAGCGCTGGCCACTTCCTGAACTGGaggaggctggcacagctggctgggaCTCAGCAGGCATGGAGCATCCGCGAGCGCTTG CTGTCCAAGAACAGGAGCAGGGCCAAGGACTACCTGCACCAGAGCCAGAGCTACCTGCGGAACCCTCAGGAGGCCCTGCggctggaggctgtgaggtTCATTG GCCTCATCGGAAGACTGATGGATGAACGGGAGGACATGGAGCATGTCAGAGAGG TCCTTCGAGATGCGAGGAGAGATGACAGCCCCCTGGTCTCCTCCCTGCTGACTCAGACCATCCTTATCCTTGGCGAAGAAGGGTGA
- the LOC128899831 gene encoding uncharacterized protein LOC128899831: MCHATFLAPQKLFSSQVLLPYTCSQLPEVQKRAMAQIARLLNFINNSSGLERKILRHECPKIQKFGLLGKLVGQLTLSCTCKDKETSCEAAEALYELHIFVLQQTSKVEWMDYSGQLQPLVGSQKQSWMFFREYRARRLFSMFTECLQPSGRAEIILMAIAAMEPTSGYNVSVAAHMVSSLVVDSSFLPGTVRKIVSAIYRKLPSIKALVALKSLDRALLALMDQDPRAVVATLLHFSQRSSRYGPQQPLGLLSHWQWGPETILRDFSLATLHGVPADRALCPFRAASTMWNVVLSKPQTREKVLQELVRVMMDRSQRKTCIETDPRLFCMAAIKIVGKIVLQPTCQQEVKAISPQLFLALLFQVSFTTELMPAEVLMWSAVQSMRALLCSMGLESQVLAIQEQGGWDALLRAKTHLMGVRIVAREMMEMPTLLRSTFFCQLAEILSGKDPSCEMIAMVFFIETVECSDCEEELQRALKILAMSLQSQCLGMPSLVLRAILRLTQRPDTARKTLVLLPLVLERLRDDDGASSAAALPVLAAMLRLLEGRRLNLAALELADKLWPLFGNESDTVRELSIRLFRDAMRLVARQGKEKMKKVVCNSLLPLLFHLHDESKSVAQHQSPAGASSPDGPGQAALSPAKRGGTGSCAPANGGGISAALQASQEALRSAGHFLNWRRLAQLAGTQQAWSIRERLLSKNRSRAKDYLHQSQSYLRNPQEALRLEAVRFIGLIGRLMDEREDMEHVREVLEDARIDDSPLVSSLLTQTILILGQTSSEAQKLLSRRNAIKIVGKIVLQPACQQEWLLQEEPIDCLDTAVRQQAMLATATMSRARLLQQDKYSILQACFKSVFSLPPQHSRGSVAFLYSKTLSAMDSMLQALVCSAGTLGGVELQNILKVLLPYTCSQLPEVQKRAMAQIARLLNFINNSSGLEICPCFAQRKILRHECPKIQKFGLLGKLVGQLTLSCTCKDKETSCEAAEALYELHIFVLQQTSKVEWMDYSGQLQPLVGSQKQPWMFLSENRARRLFSTVECSDCEEELQRALKILAMSLQSQCLGMPSLVLRAILRLTQRPDTARKTLVLLPLVLERLRDDDGASSAAALPVLAAMLRLLEGRRLNLAALELADKLWPLFGNESDTVRELSIRLFRDAMRLVARQGKEKMKKVVCNSLLPLLFHLHDESKSVAQHQSPAGASSPDGPGQAALSPAKRGGTGSCAPANGGGISAALQASQEALRSAGHFLNWRRLAQLAGTQQAWSIRERLLSKNRSRAKDYLHQSQSYLRNPQEALRLEAVRFIGLIGRLMDEREDMEHVREVLRDARRDDSPLVSSLLTQTILILGEEG, translated from the exons ATGTGCCATGCCACCTTCCTGGCACCCCAGAAGCTTTTCTcttcccaggtgctgctgccctaCACCTGTTCCCAGCTGCCAGAAGTGCAGAAGAGAGCCATGGCACAGATCGCTAGGCTGCTCAACTTCATCAACAACTCCTCAGGGCTGGAG AGGAAGATCCTCAGACATGAGTGCCCCAAGATCCAGAAGTTTGGTCTGCTGGGGAAGCTGGTGGGGCAGCTCACCCTCTCCTGCACCTGCAAGGACAAGGAGACCTCCTGcgaggctgcagaagctctcTATGAACTGCACATCTTCGTCCTGCAGCAGACAA gcaAGGTGGAGTGGATGGATTAcagtgggcagctgcagcctctggtggGCTCACAGAAGCAGTCTTGGATGTTCTTCAGGGAGTATCGTGCCAGGAGACTCTTCTCG ATGTTCACAGAATGCCTCCAGCCCTCCGGCCGGGCAgagatcatcctcatggccatcGCGGCCATGGAGCCCACAAGCGGCTACAATGTCAGCGTGGCTGCCCACATGGTCAGCAGCCTTGTGGTGGACTCTTCCTTCCTGCCAGGAACG GTGAGGAAGATTGTGAGTGCCATCTACAGAAAGCTGCCTTCCATCAAGGCACTGGTAGCCCTCAAGAGCCtggacagagccctgctggcgCTGATGGACCAAGACCCCAGAGCGGTGGTGGCCACTCTCTTGCACTTCTCACAAAGGAGCAGCAGGTATGGGCCTCAGCAGCCTTTGGGGCTTCTCTCCCACTGGCAGTGGGGCCCCGAGACCATCCTGAGGGACTTCAGCCTGGCCACCCTTCacggtgtccctgctgacagagcCCTGTGTCCCTTCAGGGCTGCCAGCACTATGTGGAACGTGGTGCTCTCCAAGCCCCAGACCAGggagaaggtgctgcaggagctggtcaGAGTGATGATGGACAGGTCGCAGCGCAAGACCTGCATCGAGACCGACCCACGCCTCTTCTGCATGGCT GCCATCAAGATCGTAGGCAAGATCGTCCTGCAGCCCACCTGCCAGCAGGAGGTGAAGGCAATTTCCCCCCAGCTTTTCCTGGCACTGCTTTTCCAAGTGTCATTCACCACTGAGCTGATGCCTGCGGAGGTGCTGATGTG GTCTGCCGTGCAGTCCATGAGAGcgctgctctgcagcatgggCTTGGAGAGCCAGGTGCTGGCCATCCAGGAACAGGGGGGCTGGGACGCCCTGCTCAGAGCCAAGACCCACCTCATGGGAGTGCGCATCGTGGCCAG ggagatgatggagaTGCCAACGCTCCTGCGCTCCACCTTCTTCTGCCAGCTGGCAGAGATCCTCAGCGGGAAGGACCCGAGCTGTGAGATGATTGCCATGGTCTTCTTCATTGAG ACAGTGGAGTGCTCTGactgtgaggaggagctgcaacGTGCCCTGAAAATCCTGGCCATgtctctgcagagccagtgcctgGGGAtgcccagcctggtgctcagAGCCATCCTCAGGCTCACCCAGAGGCCCGACACA GCAAGGAAAACCCTCGTCCTGCTGCCACTCGTCCTGGAGCGGCTGCGGGATGACGACGGCGCCAGCAGCGCCGCAGCCCTGCCCGTGCTCGCCGCCATGCTGCGGCTGCTTGAGGGGAGGAGGCTCAACCTCGccgccctggagctggctgacaaGCTCTGGCCCCTCTTTGGCAAC gagTCGGACACTGTGCGGGAGCTCTCCATCCGTCTCTTCCGAGATGCGATGAGGCTCGTGGCGCgccaagggaaggaaaagatgaagaagGTGGTGTGCAacagcctgctgccactgctcttcCACCTGCACGACGAGAgcaagagtgtggcccag CATCAGTCCCCAGCCGGTGCATCTTCCCCAGATGGCCCAGGACAGGCGGCTCTGAGCCCTGCCAAGAGAGGGGGCACCGGGTCCTGCGCCCCTGCTAATGGTGGTggcatctctgctgctctccaggcctcCCAGGAAGCTCTCCGCAGCGCTGGCCACTTCCTGAACTGGaggaggctggcacagctggctgggaCTCAGCAGGCATGGAGCATCCGCGAGCGCTTG CTGTCCAAGAACAGGAGCAGGGCCAAGGACTACCTGCACCAGAGCCAGAGCTACCTGCGGAACCCTCAGGAGGCCCTGCggctggaggctgtgaggtTCATTG GCCTCATCGGAAGACTGATGGATGAACGGGAGGACATGGAGCATGTCAGAGAGG TCCTTGAAGATGCGAGGATAGATGACAGCCCCCTGGTCTCCTCCCTGCTGACTCAGACCATCCTTATCCTTGGACAAACAAGTTCGGAAGCccaaaagctgctttccaggagaaAC GCCATCAAGATCGTAGGCAAGATCGTCCTGCAGCCCGCCTGCCAGCAGGAG tggctgctgcaggaggagcccaTTGACTGCCTGGACACCGCGGTGCGGCAGCAAGCCATGCTGGCCACGGCCACCATGAG tAGAGCCAGGCTGCTTCAGCAAGACAAGTACAGCATCCTGCAGGCCTGCTTCAAGAGCGTCTTCAGCCTGCCTCCACAGCACAGCCGGGGCTCTGTGGCTTTCCTCTACTCCAAG ACCCTGTCTGCGATGGACAGCATGTTGCAGGCACTGGTCTGCAGCGCTGGCACCCTTGGCGGCGTGGAGCTCCAAAACATCTTGAAG gtgctgctgccctacacctgttcccagctgccagaggtgCAGAAGAGAGCCATGGCACAGATCGCTAGGCTGCTCAACTTCATCAACAACTCCTCAGGGCTGGAG aTCTGCCCCTGTTTTGCACAGAGGAAGATCCTCAGACATGAGTGCCCCAAGATCCAGAAGTTTGGTCTGCTGGGGAAGCTGGTGGGGCAGCTCACCCTCTCCTGCACCTGCAAGGACAAGGAGACCTCCTGcgaggctgcagaagctctcTATGAACTGCACATCTTCGTCCTGCAGCAGACAA gcaAGGTGGAGTGGATGGATTAcagtgggcagctgcagcctctggtggGCTCACAGAAGCAGCCTTGGATGTTCCTCAGCGAGAATCGTGCCAGGAGACTCTTCTCG ACAGTGGAGTGCTCTGactgtgaggaggagctgcaacGTGCCCTGAAAATCCTGGCCATgtctctgcagagccagtgcctgGGGAtgcccagcctggtgctcagAGCCATCCTCAGGCTCACCCAGAGGCCCGACACA GCAAGGAAAACCCTCGTCCTGCTGCCACTCGTCCTGGAGCGGCTGCGGGATGACGACGGCGCCAGCAGCGCCGCAGCCCTGCCCGTGCTCGCCGCCATGCTGCGGCTGCTTGAGGGGAGGAGGCTCAACCTCGccgccctggagctggctgacaaGCTCTGGCCCCTCTTTGGCAAC gagTCGGACACTGTGCGGGAGCTCTCCATCCGTCTCTTCCGAGATGCGATGAGGCTCGTGGCGCgccaagggaaggaaaagatgaagaagGTGGTGTGCAacagcctgctgccactgctcttcCACCTGCACGACGAGAgcaagagtgtggcccag CATCAGTCCCCAGCCGGTGCATCTTCCCCAGATGGCCCAGGACAGGCGGCTCTGAGCCCTGCCAAGAGAGGGGGCACCGGGTCCTGTGCCCCTGCTAATGGTGGTggcatctctgctgctctccaggcctcCCAGGAAGCTCTCCGCAGCGCTGGCCACTTCCTGAACTGGaggaggctggcacagctggctgggaCTCAGCAGGCATGGAGCATCCGCGAGCGCTTG CTGTCCAAGAACAGGAGCAGGGCCAAGGACTACCTGCACCAGAGCCAGAGCTACCTGCGGAACCCTCAGGAGGCCCTGCggctggaggctgtgaggtTCATTG GCCTCATCGGAAGACTGATGGATGAACGGGAGGACATGGAGCATGTCAGAGAGG TCCTTCGAGATGCGAGGAGAGATGACAGCCCCCTGGTCTCCTCCCTGCTGACTCAGACCATCCTTATCCTTGGCGAAGAAGGGTGA